The genomic segment TGATACTAGAATGTTGGCTCATAACCTCAGCCCAAACTCAAAGCCTATTGAGATGGTGCAGCACCCAAGCAAGACACAGGGTCACACTGCTGTATACTGCCAGTTGTTCAGGTAGATTCATCACTTCCAGACTGTTATAACCAGCTACAGTGATGTAGGTAGAGTCTTTTGTCAGGACTGCAATCAGCTCTGTTCCTCCAGCTACTTCCCAAATAACTACtaagagacttattattaattataaatgcttgggtgataactcaggcttattactaactggctcttacaacttaaattaacccatttctattaacctattttCTACCCCAAGGCTTGGGgttttagtttctgtctggtgAGCGTTTCACTGCAGCAAGCCCTGGCCCTGGACTAGAATGCAAAGCCTTGTAGTAACTCTCCTGCTCTACAAAGTGCtggcttcttcttcctctgctcctcacAGTTAAGGGAGAGGTGTTGCCTGGGTACCTGTCTAACATGGTTCCAGAGGTTTAATCTGTGTGCACTCTCTAGGGGCAAAGGCTGTGGGGCTCCAGGTGCTAGATTTCACCATAGGGGCCTGATACTGGGTTTCAAGTCTAAGGACTTGATTcagttcctctttctcccctccgcAGGTTGTTCATTGCTTAGAGCTGGCAGAGGAAGTACACAGGCAATTCTTGTCTTCTTCAACATGTCTTTCCCTCTTACCCTCTGAAATCAGGTGCTAATGTACTTTCTCTCCTGGCTCCCTTAGCTCTTGAAGTGCAGTGCACGAATATCATTCAAACCGATGCATCAGGTGAGAAGGCATTGCTAGTGGATTCATCGCCGTGCTTGATGTCTGCATCCTACAGACATAGGGGATGCAGGTTCTGATGGACTGAGATTGGttttaaagacacagagagaacgaAAGCAGCGGAAACAAGTGATAAAATCAGATCGATATTTCCAAGTGTCTTTACTTAAAAGACTGGATAGGGTGACAAACAGTAGGAAAATGACTGATTGGTTAATGCGAAGATACTTTAGGCCTTTATCTTTGCATAAGGGTCAAACCAGGGGTTACTTCATTAGCACGCCCATTGAAACTAGCCTGTTTGGGAAATTCAGCTGTCTCATTTCTTCTGGGTTCTTAGTTCCGTGACTTGGAGATTTAGCTTGCATGACTCCATTTCTAGTTTAGCCTGACCTGTTGGGAGCCAGTTTGGAAGCCTGGTCCAAAACAGTATCTTTCTACAGCTTTCTAGAGCAGCTGAGATATACATGTCAGTTTGAGAGTCTATGGAACACGACGGTAAGTGGAATAGACAGCTCAGGGAGAGGTCAGCATTAATGATATAAATTAGGATTATAGCTAGAAATTGATGTCCAGACAGGTGTAGGAGGATAGTGcagaacaaaaagagagagaaaaggaagggactaACTACAGCCTTGGAGACTCCCCACACTTAAAAGCCAGAGGAATAAATGAATAGAATGTCTGAGCTGCTATGACAGGAAGATCTAAGGAAGCTGAAGGTGTAGAGTGGCGGCATGGAGAGGAAAGCCTGTCCCCAGGAGGGCCCATGGGAAACTAAGCTGAACAGGAGCCAGTGACGGAGACAGACTAAACAGTGTGCAGGATTTAGCAACATGGAGATAAATGTCTTCAGTACAGAGTCTACACACTGACGTGGGCTGGAGTGtgaggaaagcagagaacatCACAGTTCTGCCCAGAAATCTGGCTTCTCTAAACTCttccctttgtttgttttcaactgTGACCTCAACATTGATGTCATTATATGACCTCCATGTCTGGAAAGCTTCATGATATGGTTGTGTATGTTCTGGATATTTGTTAGGTGTTGATAATGCATAGGATTCTAAGGTTTTcatatattcttaattttatacTGCTTTTGATGTGTATTAGTGATTTCTTACATATAGGTTAGATAATTGTTCCTCATAACTCctccattattttctattttaaagtccataaatattcatcttttcattatttctgaAATGTCTTTAGTGTCACTAAATGTTTTAAAGGTTTACTCTGGCAATTTTACTCCAGGCTTGGAGTCTTCCACTGTCTGTTAGTAGAAGACCAAGCAGTGACGTTAGTCTGGAGATGCTCTGTATTGTAACCACTGCTTCTGCCACCTTATGGCAGAAGAAGCTCTTgctgagaaagaagacaaatttCCCTAGAATGTATGGTTTCTCTGgttgttattttatatgtaccCTTTTTTGTGTTAGAATTGCACATATCCATGGTGAGGTAAACTTAATTTTTTCTATATTCCTAGTTTCCTGCATTTTCCAGCATTACATCAGCTGACTGCCACCCTAGACGACATTCTCAAGAGGACCAGAGATCCCGAAGCCATCTTCCCATGCAGTATCACAGAAAATTCTCGATGGATGGGTCACTGAAGGAGCCAACGGGACCACAAAGAGGAGCTCATTCCAGAATGCAGGAGTTCTCAGAGTCCCTTGAGCAACACCTGTGCCTTCGAACCAAGCAGGCTCCCTCTTCGGTATGTGACAGCACAGGACCGTCATTATTTAAGTCATAGCGAAGGAAGCCCAAAGCGCTTGCCTTATCAGTTTAGAGGAGGCCAACTCTAACTTCTATATTCATAGCTTATGATAAGCACCTTGAAAACACCACTCAGTGTTTTTTATGATAACTCAgtattaaaaatctattttatatcaGCTCCAAATAAAGGATATTATAAAATGTCagtgcaaaataaaaattttagaatgcATATTCTTTTACACATTCCCCTGCTTAATAATCTACATAGTAGTTTTAAGATAACTGCATTAAATAGTGGCATTTGTCAATAAATTTTAAAGCATGTATATTAAACAGTGGGATTTATCTGTAaatttatacacatgcacaaacaaagagggaggatggggaaaggaaggagagagagagagagagagagagagagagagagagagagagagagagagagattctaaaCTATTGGGTTTAGCAAAGATGCCAGAATACAGGATGCCAAAATCGAAGGATGTTCAACTCTCTTTTACAAAATGTCGTACTAGTTCTTGATAACATACAAACATATTTCCATGTAGTCTGTCTCTAGATTACTTTTGCTACTTAACGCAATGGACAGGCTATGAATGCAGTTGTTACAGTGTGTTCAGTGTGTTGCTTAGGGAATACGAACAAGGAAAAAACTGTATGTTTTCAATATAGACATTTTCCCTGAACATTTTTGATAGTTTGTTGGTTGAATTCACAAGTGTGGAACTCATGGTTAGGAAAGGTTGACTGTGTTTCCTTTTGCTTAAAGACCAATTGCACTAACATGTAGATTCCATATTTTTATAAATCTGAGCATGAAAAGAGCCACAAGCTGCATCTGTGGCCTGTTCTTCACCAGTGATGCTAGATCataattcctttcttttcttccctacccttcccttttctcccttccttctcatccttctgctcctcttccttctgcttgtcCTATCCTCCtttcttgagataggatcttgctgtTAAGGTCcagctagctgtcctggagcctgCATTATAGCCCCGACTGACCTCAAACACTTTATTCCTCTACCtcagccttccgagtgctggaatttcaggcataTGCCAACATGTCTGTCTAAATTCTCCTATTTTAGTATTAAAACTCAAATAGGAATATTCTGATTtccaaataaaaagtatatagtTATGACAGTTTTTCCAAGCTCTTTTTTAGATATGATGCACATACCCTAAAATCCTTTCAAGTAAAGGGTATGCTCAATGTTAGGACATATCCACAAAGCTGTATTATTATCAGCTAGCATTAGTCCTGTTAcaatttagatttattattttaagcatttttattgttgtttcatacatgcatataatatattttgatcaaataTACCCCCTATTTCCTCCCCTCcaactccttctctctcttctaacCATTTTCCTTCCAGTTctctgtgctctctttctctccatctttgtttttaaaaaacttactgAGTCTTCTTAGTGCTGCCTCTTGCTCGCTcgctctccctcttcctttccctctccctctgctctctctctctctctggtgtgtgggggtggtggtggtgtgtgtggtgtggtgtgtgtgtgtgtggtttgtgtgtgtgtggtgtgtgtgtgtgtgtgtgtgtgtgtgtgagtaagtGTGGGACCATCTGCTGATGGAGCATCAGCAGCTTCTTAGGGACCACATCCCTGATGAAAGctgactcttccttctctagCAACCACcagctgtcaatagctcctcactTTGGGGTGGGGCTTCATGAATCCCTCTCCCGTCCATTGGCCGGCTTGATTTTGCACTTGCGGTCATCTCTGTGAGATCATTATTAATGAGTATTTTTCAGGTGATCTAATCTCCGTAAGAGGAAAGCTAATCTGAGACAGATGCATAAGCCTAAAGGGAAATGAGCAAATAGCTGGTGGTGCCCCGTACCTCCAATAGAGTTGTATGATAAGGAGCTTTAGGGGAGACTTTTTTCATTTTGGTGCCCAGGTAGTGcaagaggagggaaaaagaatTCTCTTGTTTGTTATGTagacacataaatgcacacagacaAGGCAGTTATCAATGCCACTGTTTTGCTCTGAAATGCACTACCTGggcttttgtatttttctcaCTCCCTATATGTGGAGTTTCTAGAAGGTAGATTTTATTTACTGCTGTATATTCTGCTCCTAGGACAACAGTGTGTTCGATACAGTGAAGTATTTACTGTAAATGGTTCCAACACTCCCATCCTAGCCAGTCCACTGGAGAATGTTGATTTGGTTGGGTTTCCTTCCTAAACACTGCCTTGCATAGCCCTCACATTAAAATTTAGTAAGAACTCTTCTATTTATGGTTAAAATCTTTGTTAATATGTTAAACTGGGTTGATGTAATTTGTTACTAGAAAGTAAGACGTGGAAGTCTGCTACAAAATCAGAGCTTTCTTCCCATCTAGTTGTTGGGACAAACGTGGGACAAGGTCAGTTGCTGGTGCGATTGACCCTTTTCTGATGCTCTTCCAGGGACCcaagggcaggaaggagagagatgaaagGCATTGCCCAGGAACTGACGTGAGCTCCCACAAGACACTGGAGGACAGAGGGAACTCAGCGAAGGAAGCGCGTGGAGATGCAGCCATGGCTCCCCTGGTTGAAAAGGGGCCTGAATAATGCTTTGTTTCCATACCTCAGTGGCTGGTGTCACTGGCTGTTCTGAGACCCAGTTCTTCCTCCAGAATAGCAGATAGAAAGGGTGTCTACAGATGTTGAAACTGAAGTGGGCAGTTGCAACAGCTGCTTTTCAAGATGACTTGTGCCACCCTCCAAAGGACCCTGGCATTTCACTTGTGTGTGCAGTCTGCTTTTTATGTCTTTCTAtggcaagagaaaaaaacaaaagtatttgactaaaataaaagaattcctgAAATTGTAAAATGTAGTTTCTGATGAGCCAGCTATATATCATCACCAATGCCTTTTCCATATAAGCCTCCCTGATCACCCCAAACAAATGTCCTTGTTCTCTGTTACTTTATGTCCTTATCCCAAGTAATTAAGTAGCCATTACTTAATGAATATTAGTAATTAGCATGCCAAGTATTACCGCGAATGTCTTCACATATTACGTAAAACAACCCTTACCACACTGAAGTGAGACCTTGTACTGGGGCTCTCTGAAAGTCAGAACTAAAGGGAACCGACATTAGCTTTCTGGTCACTGCGGAAGAACGCCTGGCACGCAGAACTTCAGTTTTACGGTGTAAGGGTTGTCAATTCCTCATAGCAGACAGGGCACGATGGAGCAGAGAAAGCCTCATTATGGTGCTCAGGAAGCAAAGTAAGACGGGAGTTGGAAAGGGCAGAATACGCCCTTCAAAGACACACTCTCAATAACTTTCTTCCTTCAACCACGCCTCACTTTTCAGTCTCCATCACCTCTAAAAACATCACCACCAGTGGAGGACACGGCATCCTCCACGATGCATCCTCAAATCCTAACTCAGAAATGCACAGGAGCGGATTTGCCAGAGGGGGTGGCACACTTACTGATGAAGGCAGAGAAGTGTCATGATGGGCTGTCTGCAAGCTAAAGAAGCAGGTAGTATGGCCAGGCTAAGTTCAAAGCTCTGAGGACCAGGAATGCTACTGGTAAATTTTCTCTGAGTCCTAAGGGCCTGACTCTACATAGGTACTTGACTTTTTTGTGTGGCTTCCTCAAATGCCTCACAGCCGGACGAGAAAACTGTCCTGGCATGCATGATTGTTTCAGAAACTTCAATGATGGTTCTGATCACCGAAGGACTTTAAGACCTCAGACACCTCCAAGTAGGAACGAGAGGAACACCTCTCTCACCCAGAGACACTGCACATGCGTGAATCTCCCTTTTCCGTCATAGAGAGCAGCAGGCTCGCTCCATGGAGTAAGTTGGCTCTGCAACCCCCTGGGCTGTAGCAGGAGTCTAGTTGAAGCCTCTCCTAGATGTTTACATTTCGGCTGCCCTTGATTCCAATCTCAAGcaaagcaggctgagctggtAACACTAGCTGCTGGCACTCCAGGTGGCCAGCAGCCAGGGGAGCAACAATGTACTTTTTTATGATTTCTATCCAAATCAGTTGACTGACAACACAGGGATGGCACACAGAGTTGAACCAGCTTGCTGAAAATGAATggcccctttccatttcttcttttttaatttgattgtttcttttttcttgagaaggaagagtttattttggcttacagtcaCAGAGGAAATAGGGGAGATACAGGGCAGCATGGGAGCAGGCATGGCAATTAGAACAggaaactgagagctcacatctttaattgCCAGAGCAAAGCAGGGAGGGTGAGCTGGAAACCGGGCGAGATTGCTCTAGGCGACATGCTTCCTCTTGCAAAGCTGCCTTTTCTAAACCTTCTCAGACAGTGCCACCAGGAAAGACAAAGTGTTCAAATGACAGTCTGTGGGAGCAGtacccattcaaaccaccacagatggagACAGCAAGATCCT from the Arvicola amphibius chromosome 10, mArvAmp1.2, whole genome shotgun sequence genome contains:
- the Lnp1 gene encoding leukemia NUP98 fusion partner 1; translated protein: MDHRDDDDDDVSFAKWMSSFWGHSWRDKDERGLRDHHRSREASYRKASLPCPFPAFSSITSADCHPRRHSQEDQRSRSHLPMQYHRKFSMDGSLKEPTGPQRGAHSRMQEFSESLEQHLCLRTKQAPSSGPKGRKERDERHCPGTDVSSHKTLEDRGNSAKEARGDAAMAPLVEKGPE